AGTAAGCACTGATAAGGTTAAAAACCATGAACCGATCATACTGAAAATCAAAACGCTAAATCACGAACAACCTGCCCAAAATGTCGCAGTCAAAGTTAACGCCATCAAGGCAGTGAATCGTCAGAATGCTACTGAGAAAATCACGGCTTTACTGAAAGGCCAATCAGGTACGTACCAAGGTTTCACGGACGATCAAGGTGTTTTGTCTATTGCCGTGACCGATCCAAGCGGGCCTGGCGTGAAGACGACATTATCTATCTCAGCGGATGGTCCCGCTGCCTCGCAAACTAAAGATGTCATTTTTACTGTGGCTACCAGCCCAGACGTTTCCGTAGCTAATTTTTGGGGGCATATGGCTGATACCGTTGTGGCCGAAAATGGCGTTGTCTTTGAGCGCCCTCGATTGCAAGCAGAACTAATGATTAATCATTTATTCGCTGAGGACACTTATACCGAAAGTGGCGAAATATGGCCGCGCCGTCACGCAATAGGAGCCGCATGGTACTGTAAGAAAACACATAACAAGTTGCCAACAAAAGAAGATTTGATGGCTCTGTACCGCGCCCATCCAAACAATGCAATGCACGACCAACTTGGTTGGCCCGAACATCGCTCCTATCGTTCTGCAACGATAGGGAAAGACGAAAAAGGAAGAGATGAACATTACGCTGTGAATATAGACGAAGGATTCGAACACGTTATCAATGATGAAGTCTTTGATTACGTTATCTGTAAGGAATAACACTATTCAGTTAAGGATGTTTTGATTGAATGGGATAGCGGATTTTCGACAGACAAACGGCCCGATTTTTGGGCCGTTTTCTTTTCTCAGGCAAAATATATCGCTTAACCCTTTCCCTCAGTGTCCGGATAAAAAAGCCATCATTAAGATGGCTAATAATAATGAGACTTAACTGTTGCGCCGATAGCTGAAATCGAGCTGAAAACCGCAGGCTTTTGCATAATTTACCAGCGTACTCAAAGTTGGGTTGCTTTTTCCTTTTTCCAGCCGGGAAATATTGCTTTCTTTCGTTCCCATTCGAGCAGCAACTTGCTGTTGAGTTAATTTCGCCTCAGTGCGCATACTAAGCAATGTATTGATGAGTTCGAACTCATCATTTAATTCATCATAAGCCTGTTTCACTTCTGGGTTTTGTAATGCTTTAGCTTTAAGGGATTGTAATTGACTCATTTTTTCACCTCTTTCATACGGCTTTTGGCTAAGTCTAAATCTTTCTTAGGTGTTTTCTGGCCCTTCTTAACAAAAGCATGGAGAATGCAGATATTCGAGCCATCAAGGTAACAGAATAAGCCGCGTCCAATACCTTCCTGCGCTTTTGCCCGTAGCTCAAACAAGCCATTACCCATAAGGTTAGCACCATGCCGTTCCATTAATTCGAGCAATTTTAGCATTTTTGCTTGAATTTTAGGGGGCATATCCAGAATGCTATCCATTACTCCGTAGTAAAAATCAATATTCCAGCTCATTTTACCTTTCGTATTTGTCATATATGATAGGTATTCGAGATTCAATATTACCTTATCATTTGTGATAAGGTATTTATTATCGTATATGATAAGTCACATTGAGTCAACTGGATGATGAAAACACCTACTCCATGAAGAATGGATACGCATATACCTTTGCCCCTGATATCCATTGGTAGAGTGGACGACCACATTACTCCCAATATTGACGGTATTTAATTCAACCTCTGATAATAGTGCGTAAAATTTATTTATCGTTATTAATCACGAACTTTGAACATAAAATGAAAAAATATGTACGAATTTAACCTCGTGTTGTTATTACTTCAGCAGATGTGTGTCTATCTGGTGATCGCTTGGCTGCTGAGTAAAACCCCTCTGTTTATTCCCCTATTGCAAGTGACTGTCCGTTTACCACATAAGTTGATGTGTTACGTGATTTTTTCCATCTTTTGCATTATGGGCACCTATTTTGGGTTAAATGTTAATGATTCAATTGCTAATACCCGCGCGATTGGGGCTGTATTGGGAGGCTTTCTCGGCGGGCCAACCGTTGGGGCAATGGTAGGATTCACTGGAGGATTGCACCGTTATTCTCTCGGTGGTATGACCGCATTTAGCTGTATGGTATCCACCATTGTAGAAGGGATACTCGGCGGTCTGGTGCATATTTATTTGATGAAAAAAGGACAGATCAATAAATTATTGAACCCGTGGACGGCCGCCATTATCACTTTCCTTGCTGAATGTAACCAAATGGGCATTATCCTGCTACTTGCCAATCCTTTCAGTGAAGCACTGAGTTTGGTGAAAGATATTGCAGCCCCCATGATCATTGCTAATAGTATCGGGGCAGCTATGTTTATCCGTATCTTATTGGACAGACGCGCCATTTTCGAAAAATACACCAGCGCTTTTTCTGCCCAAGCGCTAAAAATTGCCGTCTGTACCGAGGGAATTTTACGTAAGGGATTCAATGAAGATAACAGTATGCGCGTGGCAAAAGTGATCTATCAGGAGCTAGAGATCGGGGCTGTCGCGATTACGGATAGGGAGAAGTTACTGGCGTTTATTGGTATCGGCTCAGATCACCATTTACCTGGCACACCGATTGCCTCCAAACAGTCTCATCGTGCCATTGAAAATAATGAAGTTGTGTATGCCGATGGTAATGAAACGCCTTATTGCTGTTCCCTTAATCCAACCTGCAAACTTGGTTCCGCTCTGGTGATCCCTTTACGGGGGGAAAACCAACAGGTTATTGGTACGATCAAACTATACGAAGCTAAGAATCGTCTATTCAGTTCCATCAATCGCACATTGGGAGAGGGAATTGCCAGCCTGCTCTCTGCTCAAATTCTTGCTGGCCAGTATGAACGGAATAAACAATCTTTGCTGCAATCAGAAATAAAGCTCCTTCACGCGCAAGTGAATCCTCACTTTTTATTTAATGCCTTAAATACACTGCAAGCTGTTATTCGTCGGGATAGCCAGCAGGCAGGCCAGCTTGTGCAATATCTCTCAACATTTTTCCGTAAGAATTTAAAGCGACCCGAAGATGTTGCCACGC
The sequence above is drawn from the Xenorhabdus ishibashii genome and encodes:
- a CDS encoding type II toxin-antitoxin system RelE/ParE family toxin, producing MSWNIDFYYGVMDSILDMPPKIQAKMLKLLELMERHGANLMGNGLFELRAKAQEGIGRGLFCYLDGSNICILHAFVKKGQKTPKKDLDLAKSRMKEVKK
- a CDS encoding helix-turn-helix domain-containing protein; its protein translation is MSQLQSLKAKALQNPEVKQAYDELNDEFELINTLLSMRTEAKLTQQQVAARMGTKESNISRLEKGKSNPTLSTLVNYAKACGFQLDFSYRRNS
- a CDS encoding sensor histidine kinase, which produces MYEFNLVLLLLQQMCVYLVIAWLLSKTPLFIPLLQVTVRLPHKLMCYVIFSIFCIMGTYFGLNVNDSIANTRAIGAVLGGFLGGPTVGAMVGFTGGLHRYSLGGMTAFSCMVSTIVEGILGGLVHIYLMKKGQINKLLNPWTAAIITFLAECNQMGIILLLANPFSEALSLVKDIAAPMIIANSIGAAMFIRILLDRRAIFEKYTSAFSAQALKIAVCTEGILRKGFNEDNSMRVAKVIYQELEIGAVAITDREKLLAFIGIGSDHHLPGTPIASKQSHRAIENNEVVYADGNETPYCCSLNPTCKLGSALVIPLRGENQQVIGTIKLYEAKNRLFSSINRTLGEGIASLLSAQILAGQYERNKQSLLQSEIKLLHAQVNPHFLFNALNTLQAVIRRDSQQAGQLVQYLSTFFRKNLKRPEDVATLENELEHVNAYLQIEKARFREHLQIAIEIPEFLRDARLPAFSLQPMVENAIKHGTSQLLDTGRITIRAYQEDQLLLVEIEDNAGLYCPKKVGDEGLGMSLVDKRLRLRYGKQYGVRVDCQPEKFTRIILCLPLEKKQAKKAA